One region of Culex pipiens pallens isolate TS chromosome 2, TS_CPP_V2, whole genome shotgun sequence genomic DNA includes:
- the LOC120429849 gene encoding uncharacterized protein LOC120429849 — MSFWRYDAYPCGSYQMFYCSFFHPQLGLEEEDVWRCVLAWAKNQAGVTQPTAHWTEEERQRVCQQLAPVISHVRLFLIDSQVFAEEVEPTGAVPIELSLERYRRAALHSNKLPASAAPIQAGPGLAENDKRLQPRLMLNLFHGSAILKNDKIHMQGTLNGFYGAPKQTWRLMYRASTNGFSAAAFHRHCDGVAPLFIIAQGSQGAISGGFTDVAFAKTNRKGGYIHSEKAFLFALNYNNEPPSKFEIVKKPYAICYHPDCGPIFGAGADLLISNNCNINMESYSNFPHSYDGPNATFGNLFGDYNFSIADYEVFTLAPSAVPGGIKMKHDRYP; from the exons ATGAGTTTTTGGCGATACGATGCATATCCATGCGGAAGTTATCAAATG TTTTATTGTTCATTTTTCCACCCCCAGCTCGGTCTCGAGGAGGAGGACGTGTGGCGATGCGTGCTGGCCTGGGCCAAGAACCAAGCCGGAGTGACCCAACCGACGGCCCACTGGACCGAGGAGGAGCGTCAACGGGTGTGCCAACAGCTGGCGCCGGTCATTTCCCACGTGCGGTTGTTCCTCATCGATAGCCAAGTGTTCGCAGAGGAAGTCGAACCGACGGGAGCGGTTCCGATCGAGCTGTCCCTAGAGCGGTACCGTCGGGCGGCGCTACATTCGAACAAACTTCCGGCGTCGGCCGCACCCATCCAGGCTGGTCCCGGACTGGCGGAGAACGATAAGCGACTGCAGCCCCGGTTGATGCTGAATCTGTTTCATGGTTCGGCGATTCTGAAGAACGACAAGATTCACATGCAGGGCACGCTGAACGGGTTCTACGGGGCGCCGAAGCAGACCTGGAGATTGATGTACCGGGCGTCGACGAACGGGTTCTCGGCGGCGGCGTTTCATCGGCACTGTGATGGAGTGGCACCGTTGTTTATTATTGCACAG GGCTCCCAGGGCGCCATCAGCGGCGGCTTCACGGATGTGGCCTTCGCCAAAACCAACCGCAAGGGCGGATACATCCACTCGGAGAAGGCGTTTTTGTTCGCGCTGAACTACAACAACGAGCCCCCGAGCAAGTTCGAGATCGTGAAGAAACCGTACGCGATTTGCTATCATCCGGA ttgtggACCAATTTTCGGCGCCGGAGCAGATTTGTTGATTTCGAACAACTGCAACATCAATATGGAATCGTACTCGAACTTTCCACATTCTTACGATGGACCAAATGCCACATTTGGAAATCTTTTTGGCGATTATAACTTTTCCATAGCTGACTATGAAGTGTTTACGTTGGCACCCTCGGCGGTTCCCGGTGGGATAAAGATGAAGCATGACCGGTATCCGTGA